GGTCCGGCCGGTTCAGCGTGATTTCCAGCACGCCACCATCGAGTTTTTGCAAAACAGGTGCAGTCATCGCGAACGTCCTCCCAAAAATAAAGTTGCATAAGCCGACCGGTTGGTCAATTAATAATCCATCGGCTTCAACCGGCATTTTTTGGGAAATGCCGCTGACGCCGCCACCGTGGCCCACCGTTGTTGCCTTCCGCACCCGCAAGGCGTTGAAGGCCAACCACCGGTCCGGAAAGGAAATGAGACCAACGGGAATTCAGATCTGAAATCCGGCTTGGTCAAAGGGAGGAAAACATGGATCTGATCAACGTCAACAGTTACCTCGCCGGACACTGGACCCCTGCCGACGCGGGCGCACGGGCCATCTTCAGCGCGGTGACCGGAGACAAGCTCGCACTTGCCGGCCAGGACGCAATCGATACCCAGGCGATGCTCGACCATGCACGGCTCAAGGGCGGTCCGGCGCTCAGAGCCATGAGTTTTCATGACCGCGCCCGCATGCTCAAGGCGCTGGCGCTGGAACTCGGCAAGTTCAAGGACGAGCTCTACGCCCTCTCCCACACCACCGGCGCCACCTTGGCTGACGGCAAGATTGACATCGATGGCGGCATCGGCACCATGCTGGTCTATGCCTCCAAGGGCCGCCGCGAAATGCCCGACCGCCACATCTATGTCGACGGCGACCTCGAGATGCTCTCACGCGCCGGCACGTTTGTCGGCCAGCACATAGCGACCCCCCTGCAGGGCGTCGCGGTCCACATCAACGCCTTCAACTTCCCGGTCTGGGGCATGCTCGAGAAGCTGGCGCCGACGCTGCTGGCCGGAATGCCGGCCATCATCAAACCGGCGACGGCCACCTGCCATGTCACCGAGCAGTGCTTCCGCCGCATGATCGAGTCGGGCCTCCTGCCGGAGGGAGCCGTGCAACTCGTTGCCGGCGGTTTGGGCAACCTGCTCAACCGGCTCGACTATCAGGATGTGGTCAGCTTCACCGGATCGGCGCAGACGGCGCTGATGCTGCGCTCCAACCCGCATCTGCTCGAAAACAGCGTCCGCTTCATCGCCGAGCAGGACAGCCTCAACGCCAGCGTGCTTGGCCCTGATGCAACGCCGGACAGCCCGGAATTCGACATTCTGGTAAAGGAAGCCGTGCGCGAAATGACCGCGAAAGCGGGCCAGAAATGCACCGCCATCCGCCGCATCATGGTGCCTGAAGCACTGCTCGGCCCGGTCGGTGATGCCATCGCAGCAAAGCTTGCCACGATCCGCATCGGCGACCCGGCACTGGAGACCACCCGCATGGGGGCGCTCGCCTCCTCGGCCCAGAAGAGCGATGTTCTCGACAAGGCCCGCCAGATTTCCGCCGAATGCCGGATCCTCTCGGGCAATCCGGAGACTTTCGAAGTGGATGGCGCCGACAAGACCAAAGGCGCTTTCGTGGCTCCGATGCTGCTGGCCTGCGACGATCCCGATGCGGCGCAAGCCGTGCACGCGGTCGAGGCCTTCGGCCCGGTGGCAACGCTGATGCCCTACCGCGATCTCGCCCATGCGGGTGAGCTTCTCAATCGCGGACGCGGCAGCCTTGTCGCCTCGCTCATCACCCATGATCCCGCGGCGGCACGCACGATTGCGCTGTCCTCGGCCGCCTCCCATGGCCGCCTCTATGTCAACAACCGCGACAGCGCCGGGGAAGCCACCGGCCATGGTTCGCCCCTGCCGCACATGGTCCATGGCGGGCCGGGACGCGCCGGCGGCGGCGAGGAACTGGGCGGCATCCGCGGCGTCATGCACTACATGCAGCGCACCGCAATCCAGGGCAGCCCCGACATCATTTCCGGCATCACCGGCACCTGGATCAAGGGCGCGGCAAAACCAAAATCCGCGAGCCACCCCTTCACCCGCAGCTTCGAAGAACTCGCGATTGGCGACACCATTGAGGCCGGACCGCGCACAGTCACACTCGAAGACATCGAACATTTCGCCCATTTTACCGGCGACACCTTCTACGCCCACATGGACGAGGCGGCGGCGAAAGCCAATCCGTTCTTCCCGGGTCGCGTGGCTCACGGCTACCTACTGCTCTCCTTCGCAGCCGGCCTGTTTGTCGAGCCAGCCCCCGGCCCGGTGCTCGCCAACACCGGCCTTGACGGGCTCAAATTCATGAAGCCGGTCTCCCCGGGTGACGCCATCTCGGTCGAGCTCACCGTCAAGCGCAAGACCCGCCGCACGGACGAGTATGGCGAAGTCCGCTGGCACGTCGCGGTGCTCAACCAGGACGGCGACGACGTGGCCGAATACGAGCTGCACACGATGAACGCCTACGCTTAGACACCCCGGCGAATGCGGACCCGGACAATGCAATTATCCCACTCGATATTGGCCGCAATGCTGCTAGGTTGCAGGCCGATCACGGGAGAATGCCTTGCTGCCAACGCCAACCGAACTGCGAAGCCGCACCACCGTGGGCATCGCCCTGATGTGCACGGGCGTGGCCTGTCTCTGCGTCAATGATGCATTGGCAAAAACCCTGACTGCGAATTATCCGGCGCTTCAGATCCAGTTCATGCGGAACATCATTGCCCTGCCCTTCGCAATTGTGATTGCCTACAAGATGGGCGGCGCCCAGGCTTTGCGCTCACACAAACCCGTTGCGCATCTGCTGCGCGGAACCCTTTGGATTGGCGCAACGGTGATGTTTTTCACCAGCCTGAAATTCCTCGGCCTGGCAGAAGCCACCGCGCTGATCTTCGTGGCTCCGCTGTTCATCACCGCTCTCTCCGCCCTGATCTTGCGCGAGCATGTGGGCTGGCGGCGCTGGCTGGCGGTCATTGTCGGCTTCATCGGCGTGCTCATCGCAATCCGGCCGGGCACAGCGGCGTTTCAGACTGTCTCGCTGCTGCCCCTCGCCACTGCCTTCGTCTACGCGCTGCTGATGCTGTCTGCACGCTGGGTGGACGAGCGTGAAAGCGTCTGGACCCTGCTGCTCTACATGACCGCCACCGGCGCTCTTTTGAGCATCTTCATCGTGCCCTTCGTCTGGGTGCAGGTCAGGACCGAGGATCTGGGCCTGTTCGCCGCCGTCGCCATCTTCGGCACCGCCGGCATGACCATGATGACCCAGGCCTTCCGCTTCGCGCCTCCCGTGGTCGTCGCGCCGATGGATTACACCGCCATCATCTGGGCCACACTTCTGGGCTGGATGATCTGGAACGAGATCCCCGACATGCTGACATTTGTCGGGGCTGCGGTGATCATCGCCAGCGGCGTGTTCATCATCTGGCGGGAGCACCGGGCGGACGGGTGAAGGGGAGGGATTTCGGCAGATGTGGCCGAGAAATCGCGCCGGTCCCGGTGCGCAACTCGCGCTGCTATCTGGCACATGTCTGTTTTCGGCCCATTGCGGACCTCGGTGTTCGACGCAGCGAACGACGGTTCCGAGCCCACTTTACCGAATGCTGCGCAACGCACGAATGTCCGCAAGTCAGGGTACGGTCAAAATATGCAAAAACCAAAGCGGGTTTTACCAAGGGTTTGTATCCGGCCGCGCTAACCGTTTTCAACAGGCCTATCCATCTTGTTGCTGCTGCCGTCAACTCGAGCCTGGACAGCCTCGTCAAAGGCTGCGCGGTATCTACGACCAACCGGTATCCGCTGATCGTTTGTCATCGTGATCTCTGGCCCATTCGCCCCCTGTTCGATCCGCACGACACGCGACAAGTTCACCAACCATGATCGATGGACACGCAAACAGTCATGGTGTTCGAGCTGGGCAGCAGCATCGCTGAGACGCGTCAAGATCATGGCATTCCCCTTGGTTGTTGTGACTTCAACATAATGATCTTGTGCCCTGACAGTGACGATGTTGTGGCCAAGGTGATGTGGAATTTTCTTGTGGAGCGCTGACAGAGCGGGCGATGCAATTTCAGCCTGCGTATGTTCGGGGGGCTCCGTTGCCGGTGGATCAGCATCCAAAAGCTTGATGGCAAGATTAACCATCAGTGTCACAGCAATAAGAGGGGGTGCGACGCTGACGAACAGGGAAGATGGTTGCACCCAATCATACCACCCATCAGTGAAACCTGTCACGAGCCCTTCGGCCAAGTAAAGTAGAGCCATCACAGGCACGATCCCAGCAGCACCTGCCAGTATCGCTATCAGCGCCCAGTTCCAATTGCGATGTGCCGTCAGTCTGTAGGCATAGATCGAAAGAAACGTCATCAATAGGCCCGAGCCCAGCAAAGCTATGCTCCAGAAGACCAGCCGCTCAGGAAAGCTCAGGCGTTCGAGCGTGAAATACGGACCCGCCATCGCAGCCAGTAAAATGACTGAGCCGTTGATGATCCAGTAAAGCGGCCCTGTCAAAGTCGCCTGTAGTTGGCGAAGCGCCAACGACATCGGCGTGTCGTTCGCGTTGTTTTCTTGGGGCTTTGCGAAGTCAGACTTGGTGTCGTTCATACTCCAATGAATAAGGCTCTTAACCGATTTCACAAGTCCCGAGGGAAGCTTATGTCCATAGAAAAAAACAACAACGCAATTTGCGCAACGGGGTTGTCCAAGCGGTTTGGCAAGGTTCAGGCCGTATCCAATATCGATCTCACCGTTGCACCGGGCGAGGCTGTTGGTCTGCTGGGCCCAAACGGCGCGGGCAAATCCACGACGCTCTCGATGCTGATGGGATTGCAGCGCCCGGATGCGGGGCAAACGACAATATTCGGACATCCGGCTGGAAGTGTCGCGGCCCGTGCCATTTGCGGGGCCACCCCGCAATCCACAGACCTTCCGGATCAGCTTTCTCCGCGTGAAATCCTGTCCTACACAGCCATGCGCTATGGCACGCCCCTCATGATAGACCAGCTTGTCAGCCGCTTTAGGTTGGAGAAACTCATTGATCGGCGTGTCGCTGGTTTTTCTGGCGGGGAATTGCGCCGTGTCGCACTCGCCTTGGCTTTTGTAGGCGATCCGAAACTTGTGTTCTTGGATGAACCAACCACCGGGCTTGATGCTGCCTCACAGGAGGGTTTTCAGGAAACTGCCCGCGCATATGTGGCTCAGGGCGGCGCATTGATCCTGACCTCTCATCACTGGGACGAAATCGAGGCCGTCTGTGACACCATCGCGCTGATTGACCATGGCCAGACGGTTTTGACCGGACGGATGGATTCGATGCGAGCGCGGGCAAATATCAACCGGATGACCTTTGGTATGCCAGACGGGGCGGTGCCCCCCGAGTGGATGCAAGCCCACCATGACGGCCAATTGTGGTTCTTAGAAACAGCCGACAGCGATGCCGTTTTACGCCGCATGGTCGAAGACGCGTTGCCTTTCCAAGGGCTCACATTGGAACCCTTAAAACTCAAAGACCTGATTGACCGTATCCGCCAAGAGGAGACTTCTTAATGATCCGCCATCTGTCCGCTGAATGCGTCCTGACGCTCCGCATCCTGTTTCGCCAACCTGGGTTCTGGATACCAACCGTGCTCTTTCCTGCCATGCTCTATGCATTTTTTGGTGCCAACAGCGGTGGCGGCAGTTGGGCGGCGAATGCCATGGCCTCCTTCGCGGTTTATGCTGTTCTTGGTGTCGGATTCTTCCAGTTTGGCGTCAGTGTTGCGCAAGATCGTGAAAGCCCTTTCGCAACATGGCAGAAGACCCTGCCGGGTCACGTCGCGTATCAATGGATCTCTCGTATTCTTGCCTCACTGGTCTTCATCACCATTGCCGTTCTGCTGGTGGTGCTTCTGGCCCTTGTGATGACGGATACCCGTTTGGAAACTGCGGTCTGGCTGCGTTTGGCGCTGGTCTGTTTTATGTGTTCCGTGACGGCGACGCTTATGGGCATCGCGTTGGGGTCCGTGTCCTCCGCGCGGGCAGCTGTCCCGATTGCAAACCTCATCTATCTACCACTGGCCTATCTCGGAGGCCTGTGGGTGCCACCGGTGGCAATGCCTGCCGCTATAAACGCAATATCACAATGGATGCCGACACGCGCTATGGGTGAACTTGGCTGGGCTGCTGTTAATGATACCGGGTGGGATGTTTGGTATCTGTTCTTGTTGTTCGCGTGGACTGCTGCAGCGGCCATCGTGGTCATTGTCGCCCAAAAGGATGGGCGACAACATAGCGTCACTTAAGTCGATATTTTAACCGGCGAACGTCCAAACGGTGTCAGACCTCATAGGTTTATGGCACGATCAAAATGGACCGTTTTTGACCTGCTCTTTTCCAGAAGCAACCATTGGCGCAGCCGCAGCGAAGTCACAGTTTGTCCGCATAGCCGCCCTTGTCAGGCGACGCAGCGAAACACCGCTTTCCGCCCGAAGCGGCCTCGTCGACAAGGCCGGACAGGCCGGCCTTTGCTTCTTTCACGCCAACACTCGACACGGCGAAGCCTCCCGTTGTAACCACATAGGACCACAATATAGGTCAATCAGGCACCTGCGGCAATCGTCACGCCGCCCCCCTGCTTGACGCCACCCCGCCCTACTCCTATCTTGTTACATGTAACAAACGACTGGAGCCTTCGCCATGTCCACGCCTGTCAGCCAGCGGGTCCGCAAGCGCCGCGATGCGTTGCGCGCGGCCGGATTGCGCCCGGTGCAGATCTGGGTGCCTGATACCCGCCGTCCGGACTTTGCCGACGAGTGTCGCCGCCAGGCCCGCCTGGTTGCCGCAAATGATGCCGCGGATCGCGATCTCAAAGGACTTCTCGACGCGGCCCTCGCCGATCTCGATGACGGGTCCGGCGGGTGAGGCGTGGCGATCTCGTCACCGTCGCGATGCCGGGAGACTTCGGCAAGCCGCGCCGCGCGCTGATCGTCCAGGCCGATGCCTTTGCGGAGACCGGCACGGTCACCCTGCTGCTGGTCTCGTCAACCCTGATCGACGCACCGCTGATCCGGCCCACGCTTCACCCGACGCCCGAGAACGGGCTTCAGAAACAGTCACAGGTAATGATCGACAAGGTCATGACCGTGAGGCGCGACAAGCTCGGCCAACCCCTTGGCCGGCTTGATGATGAAACCATGCTTTCGGTCACGCGATCGCTTGCGGTTTTCCTGGGCCTCGCCTGAGTCAAAACCCTTCCCGCCGCTCCGCACCCGCCGCCCGCACGCCAGCCTGCCTTGTCACGATACCGTCATCGTCTTGGGGCATTCCGCCTTAAACCATGTTTGGTCAAGCTCGGGCTTGCCATCAGCCGCTTGAATCCCTAAGCCCCCTTCAATCATGTCCCGTGCCACAAGGAGCACCCCGTTGCTTCAGACCCCCTATTATCTCGTCGACAAGTCCAAGCTGCTCGTCAACATGGAAAAGATCGCGACCCTACGCGAACTCTCCGGCGCGAAAGCCCTGCTGGCGCTCAAGTGCTTTGCCACCTGGGGCGTGTTCGATTTCATGCGCGACTATATGGATGGCACCACGTCTTCGTCGCTCAACGAGGTGCGTCTCGGCCACACCCGTTTCGGCAAGGAGACCCACGCCTATTCGGTGGCCTATGCCGATCACGAGATCGACGAGGTGGTCTCCCACGCCGACAAGATCATCTTCAATTCGATCGGCCAGCTGACCCGCTTCGGGAGCCAGTCCGCGGGCATCATCCGCGGCCTGCGGCTCAATCCCGGCGTATCCTCCTCGACCTTTGATCTGGCCGACCCGGCGCGCCCCTTCTCGCGGCTCGGCGAATGGGATCTCGCCAAGGTCGAGCCGGTGATGGAGCTGATCTCCGGCTTCATGATCCACAACAATTGCGAAAACGGCGATTTCGATCTGTTTGACAAGATGCTCGGCGACATAGAGCAGAAGTTCGGGCCGCTGCTGAAAAAGGCCGAATGGGTGAGCCTGGGTGGCGGCATCCATTTCACCGGCGAAGACTATCCTCTGGAAAAATTCGCCGAACGCCTCAAGCGCTTTTCCGGCGACTTCGGCGTTCAGGTCTATCTCGAGCCCGGCGAGGCCGCGATCACCAACTCGACCACGCTCGAGGTTACCGTGCTCGACAAGCTCTACAACGGCAAGGATCTTGTCGTGGTGGATTCCTCCATCGAAGCGCACCTGCTCGATCTTCTGATCTACCGTGAAAGCGCGAAGGTTCACCCTGACCAGGGACCACATCGTTACATGGTCTGCGGCAAGTCCTGTCTTGCCGGGGACATCTTCGGCGAGTTCGACTTTCCCGAAGAGCTCAACATCGGCGACCGGATCTCGATCCAGGACACCGCCGGTTACACGATGGTCAAGAAGAACTGGTTTAACGGCGTGCAAATGCCGGCAATCGCCATTCGTGAACTCGATGGCAGCCTCAGGACGGTCCGTGAATTCGCTTACGCGGACTACGAACAAAGCCTTTCCTGAACAGATTCAGGACGGCGTCTGACGATTGGACATAGGAGTTGGTCCCCACATGAAAAAGAACGTACTCATCATCGGCGCCGGCGGCGTCGCCCAAGTGGTCGCACACAAATGCGCCCAGAACAACGACGTGCTCGGCGCCATCCACATCGCCTCGCGCACAAGCGCGAAATGCGACGCGATCATCGCCTCCGTGCACGACAAGAAGGCGATGAAGCAGGATGGCGTGCTTGAAGGCCATGCGCTCGACGCCATGGACATCGAGGCCACCAAGGCGCTGATCAGTCAGACCGGGGCCCAGATCGTCATCAATGTCGGCACCGCTTTTCTCAACATGTCGGTCATGAGCGCCTGCATCGGCACCGGCGCGGCCTATATCGACACCGCGATCCATGAAGAGCCGGACAAGATCTGCGAAACCCCGCCATGGTACGGCAATTACGAATGGAAGCGCGCTGATGAGTGCGCGGAAAAAGGCATCACCGCCATTCTCGGCGCCGGCTTCGATCCCGGCGTGGTCAACGCCTACGCCAAGCTCGCCAAGGACGAGTATCTCGACAAGGTCACCGACGTCGACATCGTCGACATCAATGCCGGCAGCCATGGCAAATACTTCGCCACCAATTTCGATCCCGAGATCAACTTCCGCGAATTCACCGGCACGGTCTATTCCTGGCAGGGCGGCGAATGGCAGAGCAACAAGATGTTCGAAATCGGCAAGGACTATGACCTGCCGGTGGTCGGCACCCGCCGCGCCTATCTCTGCGGCCATGACGAGGTCCATTCGCTGGCCAAGAACATGGACGGCGCCGATGTGCGTTTCTGGATGGGTTTCGGCGATCACTACATCAATGTCTTCACCGTGCTCAAGAACATCGGCCTGCTCTCCGAACAGCCGGTCAAGCTCGCCGACGGCTCCGAAGTCGTCCCGCTCAAGGTGGTCAAGGCCTGCCTGCCCGACCCGGCTTCGCTGGCCCCCGAATACGAGGGCAAGACCTGCATCGGCGACTATGTGAAGGGCCTCAAGGACGGCAAGGAAAAGACCGTCTTCATCTACAATGTGGCCGACCACAAGGACGCCTACAATGAAGTGGGCTCACAGGGCATTTCCTACACCGCAGGCGTGCCTCCGGTCGCTGCCGCCATGCTGGTTGCCACCGGCGAATGGGACGTGAAGAAGATGGCCAATGTCGAGGAACTCGACCCCAAGCCCTTCATCAACCTCCTGAACGGCATGGGCCTGCCCACCCGCATCCAGGACGAGGATGGCGACCGGGCTGTCGAGTTCTGAGACGCACCAGACGTGGTCTGAAATACAAAAACCCCGCCGGAGAAATCCGGCGGGGTTTTTCTTTGATCCGAACCTGCCGCTCCCATGCTGTTTCAAGCAGGTCTTGCCATATCGCCGTCCGTCCTCCCCCTTCCTCACTCGCCCCAAACC
The DNA window shown above is from Hoeflea phototrophica DFL-43 and carries:
- a CDS encoding ABC transporter permease, producing the protein MIRHLSAECVLTLRILFRQPGFWIPTVLFPAMLYAFFGANSGGGSWAANAMASFAVYAVLGVGFFQFGVSVAQDRESPFATWQKTLPGHVAYQWISRILASLVFITIAVLLVVLLALVMTDTRLETAVWLRLALVCFMCSVTATLMGIALGSVSSARAAVPIANLIYLPLAYLGGLWVPPVAMPAAINAISQWMPTRAMGELGWAAVNDTGWDVWYLFLLFAWTAAAAIVVIVAQKDGRQHSVT
- a CDS encoding LytTR family DNA-binding domain-containing protein, with the protein product MNDTKSDFAKPQENNANDTPMSLALRQLQATLTGPLYWIINGSVILLAAMAGPYFTLERLSFPERLVFWSIALLGSGLLMTFLSIYAYRLTAHRNWNWALIAILAGAAGIVPVMALLYLAEGLVTGFTDGWYDWVQPSSLFVSVAPPLIAVTLMVNLAIKLLDADPPATEPPEHTQAEIASPALSALHKKIPHHLGHNIVTVRAQDHYVEVTTTKGNAMILTRLSDAAAQLEHHDCLRVHRSWLVNLSRVVRIEQGANGPEITMTNDQRIPVGRRYRAAFDEAVQARVDGSSNKMDRPVENG
- the paaZ gene encoding phenylacetic acid degradation bifunctional protein PaaZ — protein: MDLINVNSYLAGHWTPADAGARAIFSAVTGDKLALAGQDAIDTQAMLDHARLKGGPALRAMSFHDRARMLKALALELGKFKDELYALSHTTGATLADGKIDIDGGIGTMLVYASKGRREMPDRHIYVDGDLEMLSRAGTFVGQHIATPLQGVAVHINAFNFPVWGMLEKLAPTLLAGMPAIIKPATATCHVTEQCFRRMIESGLLPEGAVQLVAGGLGNLLNRLDYQDVVSFTGSAQTALMLRSNPHLLENSVRFIAEQDSLNASVLGPDATPDSPEFDILVKEAVREMTAKAGQKCTAIRRIMVPEALLGPVGDAIAAKLATIRIGDPALETTRMGALASSAQKSDVLDKARQISAECRILSGNPETFEVDGADKTKGAFVAPMLLACDDPDAAQAVHAVEAFGPVATLMPYRDLAHAGELLNRGRGSLVASLITHDPAAARTIALSSAASHGRLYVNNRDSAGEATGHGSPLPHMVHGGPGRAGGGEELGGIRGVMHYMQRTAIQGSPDIISGITGTWIKGAAKPKSASHPFTRSFEELAIGDTIEAGPRTVTLEDIEHFAHFTGDTFYAHMDEAAAKANPFFPGRVAHGYLLLSFAAGLFVEPAPGPVLANTGLDGLKFMKPVSPGDAISVELTVKRKTRRTDEYGEVRWHVAVLNQDGDDVAEYELHTMNAYA
- a CDS encoding antitoxin MazE family protein, which produces MSTPVSQRVRKRRDALRAAGLRPVQIWVPDTRRPDFADECRRQARLVAANDAADRDLKGLLDAALADLDDGSGG
- a CDS encoding saccharopine dehydrogenase family protein — protein: MKKNVLIIGAGGVAQVVAHKCAQNNDVLGAIHIASRTSAKCDAIIASVHDKKAMKQDGVLEGHALDAMDIEATKALISQTGAQIVINVGTAFLNMSVMSACIGTGAAYIDTAIHEEPDKICETPPWYGNYEWKRADECAEKGITAILGAGFDPGVVNAYAKLAKDEYLDKVTDVDIVDINAGSHGKYFATNFDPEINFREFTGTVYSWQGGEWQSNKMFEIGKDYDLPVVGTRRAYLCGHDEVHSLAKNMDGADVRFWMGFGDHYINVFTVLKNIGLLSEQPVKLADGSEVVPLKVVKACLPDPASLAPEYEGKTCIGDYVKGLKDGKEKTVFIYNVADHKDAYNEVGSQGISYTAGVPPVAAAMLVATGEWDVKKMANVEELDPKPFINLLNGMGLPTRIQDEDGDRAVEF
- a CDS encoding ABC transporter ATP-binding protein — translated: MNKALNRFHKSRGKLMSIEKNNNAICATGLSKRFGKVQAVSNIDLTVAPGEAVGLLGPNGAGKSTTLSMLMGLQRPDAGQTTIFGHPAGSVAARAICGATPQSTDLPDQLSPREILSYTAMRYGTPLMIDQLVSRFRLEKLIDRRVAGFSGGELRRVALALAFVGDPKLVFLDEPTTGLDAASQEGFQETARAYVAQGGALILTSHHWDEIEAVCDTIALIDHGQTVLTGRMDSMRARANINRMTFGMPDGAVPPEWMQAHHDGQLWFLETADSDAVLRRMVEDALPFQGLTLEPLKLKDLIDRIRQEETS
- a CDS encoding carboxynorspermidine decarboxylase — its product is MLQTPYYLVDKSKLLVNMEKIATLRELSGAKALLALKCFATWGVFDFMRDYMDGTTSSSLNEVRLGHTRFGKETHAYSVAYADHEIDEVVSHADKIIFNSIGQLTRFGSQSAGIIRGLRLNPGVSSSTFDLADPARPFSRLGEWDLAKVEPVMELISGFMIHNNCENGDFDLFDKMLGDIEQKFGPLLKKAEWVSLGGGIHFTGEDYPLEKFAERLKRFSGDFGVQVYLEPGEAAITNSTTLEVTVLDKLYNGKDLVVVDSSIEAHLLDLLIYRESAKVHPDQGPHRYMVCGKSCLAGDIFGEFDFPEELNIGDRISIQDTAGYTMVKKNWFNGVQMPAIAIRELDGSLRTVREFAYADYEQSLS
- a CDS encoding DMT family transporter encodes the protein MLPTPTELRSRTTVGIALMCTGVACLCVNDALAKTLTANYPALQIQFMRNIIALPFAIVIAYKMGGAQALRSHKPVAHLLRGTLWIGATVMFFTSLKFLGLAEATALIFVAPLFITALSALILREHVGWRRWLAVIVGFIGVLIAIRPGTAAFQTVSLLPLATAFVYALLMLSARWVDERESVWTLLLYMTATGALLSIFIVPFVWVQVRTEDLGLFAAVAIFGTAGMTMMTQAFRFAPPVVVAPMDYTAIIWATLLGWMIWNEIPDMLTFVGAAVIIASGVFIIWREHRADG
- a CDS encoding type II toxin-antitoxin system PemK/MazF family toxin translates to MRRGDLVTVAMPGDFGKPRRALIVQADAFAETGTVTLLLVSSTLIDAPLIRPTLHPTPENGLQKQSQVMIDKVMTVRRDKLGQPLGRLDDETMLSVTRSLAVFLGLA